One stretch of Streptomyces zhihengii DNA includes these proteins:
- a CDS encoding TlpA disulfide reductase family protein, translating to MPFLITAVVFVGLLCAVDLVLTLGVVKRLREHSGLLSAMERASGLGVGETVGGFRTTDVDGAPLSRDTLGAATFVAFISPTCGSCKEKLPELVRYAHRLRDVGEEMLAVVVGDTEESRSFAADLRPVARVAVEGSGGPLGAAFRASSYPTMLWVAPDADGRLVRVARSAALAS from the coding sequence ATGCCATTCCTCATCACGGCGGTCGTGTTCGTCGGACTGCTCTGTGCCGTCGACCTCGTCCTCACGCTCGGAGTTGTGAAGCGGCTGCGGGAGCACAGTGGCCTGCTGTCCGCGATGGAGCGCGCGTCAGGCCTCGGTGTGGGCGAGACGGTGGGTGGGTTCCGGACCACGGACGTCGACGGCGCGCCGCTGAGTCGGGACACCCTGGGGGCCGCCACCTTTGTCGCCTTTATCTCGCCGACCTGCGGGTCCTGCAAGGAGAAGCTGCCCGAGCTGGTGCGCTATGCCCACAGGCTGCGGGACGTGGGCGAGGAGATGCTGGCCGTCGTCGTCGGGGACACCGAGGAGTCCCGCTCCTTCGCCGCCGATCTGCGTCCGGTCGCCCGCGTGGCGGTCGAGGGTTCCGGCGGGCCGCTGGGGGCTGCTTTCCGGGCGTCCAGCTACCCGACGATGCTGTGGGTCGCACCGGACGCCGACGGCCGCCTGGTGAGGGTGGCGCGCTCGGCCGCGCTGGCGTCGTGA
- a CDS encoding TnsA endonuclease N-terminal domain-containing protein, with product MPDEVLGSRRGRAWSEAEDERLVAGVVEGLNLAQLAERHGRTPAAISARVELSVSQDGALVDDPVEWLKTRLDREPSYPWRSVAVARRHQDRRSLRTAPDSRDVPTEDLTGRVTGVMADWEGATGHVLRPERREAFLARRVVWDLAAADETDRRTAARRLWRQAGTLLLDDWLLECVCPGAVHLTSDWHLIDARDPDTVLVLRELVAAAVDELAEPRDRDVLGRRLGLHDQPAQTLETAAEGLGVSRERVRQLQTRAIRRFVRNTSPASRRLRQVLSELSCVGREGPGAQPPAAERLLDLADMLLPSVAPRQAVPLLARLAGADKVRAENLAAEALTIRTLRHDEVRREAVRAGRIDRSTRRWSAIAADVDWFGDRSPAPPRAELEVLREEENLTRGRFGAWHCPKLDRAVSYESETELRVIQLLSFASQITYYQEQPLAISYEYDGRQRTYYPDLLAATADGSCILIEVKPVYEMAMAINIAKYRATADFCRLRGWGLVATDGSRTRRLLEQQAVDPRLENALSLALAAGHELSWPQIRAAAGVLPMGSLDLAALILSREWQWRTSPFRLRGSPPADRAGARPAPATQTPERSRGDRSVEGVARPLVLPSPQDIEASRSPAGGWSRAQLADWGVPWPPPKGWKEQLVARWNAG from the coding sequence GTGCCGGACGAGGTACTCGGATCTCGGCGTGGCCGTGCCTGGAGCGAGGCGGAGGACGAAAGGCTTGTCGCGGGCGTGGTCGAGGGGCTGAATCTTGCACAGCTGGCAGAGCGCCACGGCCGAACCCCGGCCGCGATCAGTGCACGAGTGGAGCTGTCGGTGTCACAGGACGGCGCGCTCGTTGACGACCCGGTTGAGTGGCTGAAGACGCGTCTGGATCGCGAGCCGTCGTACCCGTGGAGAAGCGTGGCGGTTGCTCGACGGCACCAGGATCGCCGGTCGCTGCGCACCGCGCCGGACTCCCGCGATGTGCCGACGGAGGATCTGACGGGCCGGGTGACCGGGGTGATGGCGGACTGGGAGGGTGCCACGGGACACGTGCTGCGGCCCGAGCGGCGCGAAGCCTTCCTTGCCCGGCGGGTCGTCTGGGACTTGGCTGCAGCCGATGAGACTGACCGCCGGACAGCGGCCCGACGGCTGTGGCGGCAAGCGGGCACGCTCCTTCTGGACGACTGGCTGCTTGAGTGTGTCTGCCCTGGCGCCGTGCATCTGACGAGCGACTGGCACCTGATCGATGCGCGGGACCCCGACACGGTGTTGGTGCTGCGGGAACTGGTCGCCGCAGCGGTGGACGAGTTGGCCGAGCCGAGGGATCGCGATGTTCTCGGCCGTCGCCTTGGGCTTCACGATCAGCCGGCGCAGACGCTGGAGACGGCCGCCGAGGGCCTTGGCGTCTCCCGGGAGCGGGTCCGCCAGCTGCAGACCAGAGCGATCCGCCGTTTCGTGCGCAATACCTCTCCGGCGTCCCGGAGGCTGCGGCAGGTGCTGAGCGAGCTGAGCTGCGTGGGTCGAGAGGGGCCCGGGGCTCAGCCGCCGGCCGCGGAACGGCTGCTCGACCTGGCGGACATGCTGCTGCCGTCCGTCGCCCCCCGGCAGGCGGTGCCTCTGCTGGCGCGCCTTGCCGGTGCCGACAAGGTCCGTGCGGAGAACCTCGCAGCAGAAGCGTTGACCATACGCACTCTGCGTCACGACGAGGTGCGCCGGGAGGCGGTGCGAGCGGGCCGCATCGACCGATCGACGCGGCGCTGGTCAGCAATCGCAGCCGACGTGGACTGGTTTGGTGATCGCAGTCCGGCGCCACCTCGAGCCGAACTGGAAGTGCTCCGCGAAGAGGAGAACCTCACCCGCGGACGTTTCGGAGCATGGCACTGTCCCAAGCTCGACCGGGCCGTGTCGTACGAGTCCGAGACAGAACTGCGCGTCATCCAACTGCTCAGCTTCGCCTCCCAGATCACCTACTACCAGGAACAGCCGCTGGCCATCAGCTACGAATACGACGGGCGACAGCGCACCTACTACCCGGACCTGCTCGCGGCGACCGCAGACGGCAGCTGCATCCTCATCGAAGTCAAGCCGGTGTACGAGATGGCGATGGCCATCAACATCGCCAAGTACCGTGCCACCGCCGACTTCTGCCGTCTCCGCGGCTGGGGCCTGGTGGCCACGGATGGCTCTCGCACACGCCGGCTCCTCGAACAGCAGGCGGTCGACCCGCGCCTGGAGAATGCACTCTCCCTTGCTCTGGCCGCGGGGCACGAACTGAGCTGGCCGCAGATCCGCGCCGCGGCAGGCGTGCTCCCGATGGGTTCGCTGGACCTGGCCGCCCTCATCCTGAGTAGGGAGTGGCAGTGGCGTACCAGCCCGTTCAGGCTGCGAGGGAGCCCACCTGCGGACCGAGCGGGGGCCCGGCCGGCACCGGCCACGCAGACCCCAGAGAGGTCCCGTGGGGATCGCTCCGTCGAAGGTGTCGCCCGGCCCCTCGTCCTGCCCTCGCCGCAGGACATCGAGGCTTCCCGCTCTCCCGCGGGAGGCTGGAGCCGTGCGCAACTTGCCGACTGGGGCGTTCCCTGGCCCCCTCCCAAGGGCTGGAAGGAGCAGCTGGTCGCCCGCTGGAATGCCGGATGA
- a CDS encoding MauE/DoxX family redox-associated membrane protein, with protein MQYFEIGVRYLLGTVFLTSFLGKTAGRAAYAGFVASLRATRLLPGLTGVMAPALVTAELAVCALLVVPTAPAFNVAGLVVAASLLAGLTAGVTLVVWRGIAAPCHCFGASATVLGRRHIARNGALAALAVAGAVAATDLRAHPGGAVLAALGGLVLGALVVRLDDVLELFRSTPHAPPSTVRSGR; from the coding sequence ATGCAGTACTTCGAGATCGGTGTTCGTTACCTGCTGGGGACGGTGTTTCTGACGTCGTTCCTCGGTAAGACGGCGGGGCGGGCCGCCTACGCCGGCTTCGTCGCCTCCTTGCGCGCCACCCGGCTGCTGCCGGGTCTGACGGGTGTGATGGCACCGGCCCTGGTCACCGCCGAACTGGCGGTCTGCGCGCTGCTCGTGGTGCCGACGGCCCCCGCGTTCAACGTCGCCGGGCTCGTCGTCGCCGCATCGCTGCTGGCCGGCCTCACGGCCGGGGTCACTCTTGTCGTGTGGCGCGGTATCGCGGCCCCCTGTCACTGCTTCGGCGCGTCGGCCACCGTGCTCGGCCGACGTCACATCGCCAGGAACGGGGCACTGGCCGCCCTCGCCGTGGCAGGTGCGGTCGCGGCGACGGACCTGCGCGCGCACCCCGGGGGAGCTGTCCTGGCCGCGCTCGGCGGCCTGGTGCTGGGAGCGCTGGTCGTTCGCCTCGACGACGTCCTCGAACTGTTCCGTTCCACTCCTCACGCCCCGCCGAGCACGGTCCGGAGCGGGCGGTAA
- a CDS encoding S26 family signal peptidase — MPRPEDPHRRRSGSSAAVTGALALAAAATITVGAYLTPERGLLYAILPLLLGVLLVARRLLARRIASVTVRGRSMEPSYHEGDRVLVRRIRTPAAGQVVVVEQPGVDGQWLGPPLPAGADNARMSRRRWLIKRVEAVPGDPVPRAGFPSLSQAKEDAVPPGKVVLVGDNQRLSLDSRLIGYFPAERVLGVVVRGAHPAPGHRTTRERKSHRIAAQATRAGRATHNTTSHYPEHTPKRKESS, encoded by the coding sequence GTGCCACGGCCGGAGGACCCGCACCGCCGCCGTTCCGGCTCGTCCGCCGCCGTCACCGGCGCGCTGGCCCTGGCGGCGGCTGCGACGATCACCGTAGGCGCCTACCTCACTCCGGAGCGCGGGCTGCTGTACGCAATCCTGCCGCTGCTGCTCGGCGTCCTACTGGTTGCCCGTCGGCTCCTCGCCCGTCGTATCGCCTCGGTCACCGTGCGCGGCAGGAGCATGGAGCCGTCCTACCACGAGGGCGACCGCGTCCTGGTACGGCGAATCCGCACCCCTGCGGCGGGACAGGTCGTCGTGGTGGAGCAGCCGGGAGTCGACGGCCAGTGGCTCGGCCCCCCACTGCCGGCCGGAGCCGACAACGCGCGGATGTCCCGACGCCGTTGGCTCATCAAACGCGTCGAGGCCGTACCCGGTGACCCGGTGCCGCGTGCGGGGTTTCCATCGCTGTCGCAGGCCAAGGAGGACGCCGTCCCCCCGGGCAAGGTGGTGCTGGTCGGGGACAACCAGCGGCTGAGCCTCGACTCGCGGCTGATCGGCTACTTCCCCGCAGAACGCGTGCTCGGCGTCGTTGTACGCGGAGCGCATCCGGCCCCGGGCCACCGGACCACGCGGGAACGGAAGTCGCATCGGATCGCCGCGCAGGCGACTCGAGCGGGACGCGCCACGCACAACACCACCTCCCACTACCCCGAGCACACTCCGAAACGAAAGGAATCCTCATGA
- a CDS encoding ABC transporter ATP-binding protein, giving the protein MPGRARSLRAVGRTVRAAVALGVTVAPGLTASYAVLTLAGGALPVATAWLTKVLLDSLTAPDGSSSLIAVGVGLTAVGTVATVMPHVARYLRQEAARRVGLRAQDRLFGALNGQAGLGQFESPRFLDRLRLALQTGGTKPNELLDSVLAAARALITIIGFLGVLMILSPLMPALVLAAGIPVLLAEMALSRRRARMHWAVTPTERREFTYMQLMSTVAAAKEVRLFGIGDLLRGRMLHDRREVNAEKRALDVRETRVQSGLGLLAAVVPGLGLLWVISAARAGQLSIGDVTVFVAAVAGVQTAITMLAAEIARAYQALLLFEHYVAVTTAGPDLPVTVPPTALPPLRRGIELRGVWFRYSDDHPWILRDVDLTIPTGGSLALVGLNGAGKSTLIKLLCRFYDPTRGVILWDGVDIRDADVTQLRERISATFQDFVQYEMTAADNISLGDAPAQGNMARIRAAADRAGMHQVLDQLPQGYETLLTRLFVHEPDDDDPATGVMLSGGQWQRLAVARAFIREQRDLVILDEPSAGLDAEAEHEVHTSLRRYGAGQTCLLISHRLNTVRDADRIVVLSDGRIVEQGAHEELMAADGRYAQLFMLQAAGYRHPSSKVLKPIGER; this is encoded by the coding sequence GTGCCCGGGCGGGCCAGGTCGCTGCGCGCCGTCGGCCGGACGGTCCGCGCGGCCGTTGCGCTGGGGGTGACGGTGGCTCCCGGGCTGACCGCGTCGTATGCCGTGCTGACGCTGGCGGGCGGTGCGCTGCCGGTCGCGACCGCCTGGCTGACCAAAGTGCTGCTCGACTCGCTGACCGCCCCGGACGGCTCCTCTTCGCTGATAGCCGTCGGAGTGGGACTGACGGCGGTCGGCACGGTCGCCACGGTCATGCCGCATGTCGCGCGGTACCTGCGGCAGGAGGCCGCGCGGCGGGTGGGCCTGCGAGCGCAGGACCGCCTCTTCGGAGCGCTGAACGGCCAGGCCGGGCTCGGCCAATTCGAGAGCCCTCGCTTCCTGGACCGGCTGCGACTCGCCCTCCAGACCGGCGGGACCAAGCCCAACGAGCTGCTCGACAGCGTTCTGGCCGCGGCTCGGGCACTCATCACGATCATCGGATTCCTGGGCGTGCTGATGATCCTCAGCCCGCTCATGCCAGCCCTGGTGCTGGCCGCCGGAATCCCCGTACTCCTCGCGGAGATGGCACTGTCGCGCCGTCGTGCACGCATGCACTGGGCGGTCACTCCCACCGAACGCCGCGAGTTCACCTACATGCAGCTTATGTCGACCGTCGCGGCGGCGAAGGAAGTGCGGCTCTTCGGGATCGGTGATCTGCTGCGCGGCCGTATGCTGCACGACCGGCGCGAGGTCAACGCCGAGAAGCGCGCGCTGGACGTCCGCGAGACGCGGGTGCAGAGCGGGCTCGGGCTGTTGGCGGCCGTCGTCCCCGGCCTTGGGCTGCTGTGGGTCATCTCCGCGGCTCGGGCGGGCCAGCTCTCGATCGGCGACGTCACGGTGTTCGTCGCCGCGGTCGCCGGGGTACAGACAGCCATCACCATGCTGGCCGCCGAGATTGCCCGCGCCTACCAGGCACTGCTGCTGTTCGAGCACTACGTGGCGGTGACCACGGCCGGACCGGACCTACCGGTGACCGTCCCGCCCACCGCACTGCCCCCGCTGCGACGCGGCATCGAACTGCGCGGCGTATGGTTCCGCTACTCCGACGACCACCCCTGGATCCTGCGCGATGTCGATCTGACCATCCCGACGGGCGGCTCCCTCGCACTCGTCGGACTCAACGGCGCCGGCAAGTCCACACTCATCAAGCTGCTGTGCCGGTTCTACGATCCGACCCGCGGCGTCATCCTCTGGGACGGGGTGGACATCCGCGACGCGGACGTGACCCAGCTGCGCGAGCGCATCAGCGCCACCTTCCAGGACTTCGTGCAGTACGAGATGACTGCGGCGGACAACATCTCGCTCGGGGACGCCCCAGCACAGGGAAACATGGCCCGCATACGGGCCGCCGCGGACCGCGCCGGAATGCACCAGGTGCTGGACCAACTGCCGCAAGGCTACGAGACGTTGCTGACCCGCCTGTTCGTCCATGAGCCCGACGACGACGACCCCGCGACCGGGGTGATGCTCTCCGGTGGGCAGTGGCAGCGACTCGCCGTGGCGCGCGCGTTCATCCGGGAGCAGCGGGATCTGGTGATCCTCGACGAACCCTCCGCCGGACTCGACGCCGAGGCGGAGCACGAGGTCCACACGTCCCTGCGCCGGTACGGCGCAGGGCAGACCTGTCTGCTCATCTCCCACCGTCTCAACACCGTCCGCGACGCCGACCGCATCGTCGTGCTGTCCGACGGACGGATCGTGGAACAGGGCGCGCACGAGGAACTCATGGCCGCCGATGGCCGGTACGCCCAGCTGTTCATGCTCCAGGCAGCCGGATACCGGCACCCGTCATCGAAGGTCCTCAAACCGATCGGAGAGCGATGA
- a CDS encoding SMI1/KNR4 family protein, with product MDDDLVGIQTPQRRIADPEEALALLERAVPGLADLRRRAGAVIDWAGLEESLGTGLPSDYKYLAEWYPTFDVGAFLLVRLPEPDEEDRWLQASRDTIEVLTDAWLEPSVGLLAHPAPGGLLPWGESCDSDKFMWSTTGGSPQDWIVTVASRGGAWWHYGGGSVQFLAEHCNGTLEHWGLPPIDLEVPPR from the coding sequence ATGGATGACGATCTCGTCGGCATACAGACGCCGCAGCGCCGCATAGCCGATCCGGAAGAGGCGCTTGCGTTGCTGGAGCGTGCCGTCCCCGGATTGGCCGACCTCCGTCGGAGGGCGGGGGCAGTGATCGACTGGGCCGGGCTCGAGGAGAGCCTGGGCACTGGCCTTCCCTCCGATTACAAGTACCTTGCTGAGTGGTATCCGACCTTCGACGTCGGTGCCTTCCTTCTGGTTCGTCTTCCCGAGCCGGACGAAGAGGACCGCTGGCTTCAGGCCAGCCGCGACACCATTGAAGTACTCACCGATGCCTGGTTGGAACCCAGTGTCGGCTTGCTGGCTCACCCCGCTCCTGGTGGGCTGCTGCCCTGGGGTGAGTCGTGCGACAGCGACAAGTTCATGTGGAGTACGACGGGAGGATCGCCGCAGGACTGGATCGTCACGGTGGCTTCTCGTGGCGGGGCGTGGTGGCACTACGGTGGCGGTTCAGTCCAGTTCCTGGCGGAGCACTGCAACGGAACCCTAGAACACTGGGGGCTGCCGCCGATCGACCTGGAAGTGCCCCCGCGCTGA
- a CDS encoding cold-shock protein, which yields MASGTVKWFNSEKGFGFIEQDGGGPDVFAHYSNISGGGFRELVEGEKVSFDVTQGQKGPQAENIVRG from the coding sequence ATGGCCAGCGGCACCGTGAAGTGGTTCAACAGCGAAAAGGGCTTCGGCTTCATCGAGCAGGACGGCGGCGGCCCCGACGTCTTCGCCCACTACTCCAACATCTCCGGCGGCGGCTTCCGCGAGCTTGTCGAGGGCGAGAAGGTCAGCTTCGACGTCACCCAGGGCCAGAAGGGCCCCCAGGCGGAGAACATCGTCCGCGGCTGA